In Solanum lycopersicum chromosome 3, SLM_r2.1, the genomic stretch TTCCGAGAAGAAACTCGATCCTTATGAATGGAGATGTTTATGTTTAAGGTTTTCACAGGAGGTTGCCCCAGTGATATTTACCGGAGAGTGTATATTTTCCAAAGGAACCAAATTGGAAATGGTAGATTATGTTACTGGACAACAAGTGAGACATGGGCCTCTAGCTTCAGCACAAGTTGAAATATTTGTACATAATGACGACGAACTAAACAGTCATATGAAGATTCAAACAAGAGGTGACCAAAATTCATATCTGAGGTTGGAAGGAGGTGTTGTTTCTGttaacaaaattatattcaaatacTCTACAAATCATATGAAGAAGTCGACCGGGGTAAAGCTAAGAGCAAGGGTTGTCGATCAACCTCAAGTGATAGAGGCCGTGACAGGACCCTTTACTCTCAAGGATAAACGTTCAAGtgagtattatattatatttctacTTAATAAATAGTGAGTCGATTTGAGTTTTGTTTTTCACAGAAAGCAAGAAACGGTACCCTCCATCACCAACGGATCATGTATGGAGACTAGACCATATTTACAAAAACGGTCCCTTCCATAAGAGGATGAATGAAAACGGTATAAAAACAGTGGAGGATTTCCTAGTTGAACTCCAAAACAATCCTCAGAGGCTACGTCATGTAAGTAGCTAGTCTCTGATTCTCTGTCTATAAATGTTCAAAGTTGAGAGAAGAGTGACATTATTTATGCGCAACTTGTGATATTTTGTGGTGCACCAACACGATACGTTAACTTCCTGCATCTCGATTACTTTGTATGCGTGTAGATCCTTGGCAAAAGCATGTATGAAAATTGCTGGAAAAAAGTCACAATGCATGCTAAGACTTGCAATCTTGACGGAAGAAAATACCATCACTTGGGGAATTTGGTCGCGGTTGACGAATGCCAGTCTTTAGAGTTAGAAAATACTTCAGTGAGTAATAACCAAATTTATTTGGTTCGTAATAATATACCCTGTTTGAGCTTTGAAAATCATATATCTCTGATTTTGCAATGAAACTATATATAATTTGTCACATTTGATGATTCAGGGAGCAGCTGAAAGTAACCAGTGGTTAGAGAGTGCTGAATCTTATGCAATTGTTGACCGGATATACGAGACAGATGAGACGTCTCTTGATATCACATCTGTGATTTCAGAATCAGAATATTGGGAGAAAATTATGCAATTTCTTGATTCATAGTTAGACTACGTACGTTCATTTCACAGCACTACTTTTCTTTCCTTTCCAGCTCGTGTATCCGCACTTAAGAATTAATAGATTGGCAAGGTAAGACCTAGCCCTCCTTGTTTGTACTTATTCATAATAAggtttttatcttattattaataaaagacCGCTAGACAgtataaatttgtttaaaaacgaaaaaaaacGGCACTTAAGTACTAAATTATTTTGGATGTAAATTCGGTGTTAGTTAAGACTGAAAGAGCAAAGAATTGAAAGTGGTCTTTAAGTGCTCTTATAACTTGATGTTTGTCCACAGGCCAAACACATGGAAATGATTCTTTTGACGACGAGACTTTGGAAGGGTACCAATATTCTATTATGGTATCATGCATTTGAAGTGTGATTATCgattttttatcttaaaaatacttaattattaaaatacgTTATTATATTATACGTCTAAAGATACGATTACACAAAAATTCATTAGTCCAGAACATGTGTAATTTTTGGGCTATTCGTCAACGCAATTTACCATCTCATAATCTTTTTATACATTGTAAGGATGAATTTCTCACTTAAAAATAGTGTGGCCTTACTTTGTATTGGGAGGAAGGAAAAAGAGTGGAAGAAAAGATGAGAAGATAAAAGATTGGAAGAAAGGATGAGaagtattatattatgtatatatttagttAGTGTAGTGAAAGAGAGAGTTAAGATAAAAGAACtgataatataaaagaaatatagtAGTTAtcgtttaatttatttatattttatagtaaattGTTTGTTAGTCTCTACTCTTCCTTATATTCTCGCTCGCTTCTCTTCATCTCTCGTTCGCTTCcttcgctcgcctctctcgcatTATataatagaattgtataaattgtgtttctaattgtataaagggagagaaaattgtatatacacatgcaaatatatatatatctccgtcttatacacttataattatacaataaaagtacttccctgcccaagtctcttttgtctttctcgttttatacaaatttaaattgtatataatttctctctttctcgttttatacaattcgattcaattgtatattttctgcccaagtctcttttatCTTTCTCCCTTTCTCGTTTATGCAagttcaaattgtatataatcgttctatacacttataaatatacaattcgttttatatatacttcgttttatacaattctctgcccaagtctctttctctttctcattttatacacttcgtttcaTACAATTcgtttcaattgtatatgtatagcgaattatacatatatgtttgctatgaaggataattatgcaaactttgctatagcatataaatataagttttatgtttgatatatgtaaaagttgcctttaagaaaataaatgtagaaattaatattttcattccCATTTAATGAAAgatatattatatcattatataaCGGCAAGGTTATATaagctaaaatatatttattctaaatgaaaaaattaataatatataagacTCTTTATTACactttatttttacaaaataaaaatatggacCACATATAAACAACCTTTTTAAAACATAGATATATgcttcttctttctttatttctccaaaaatttcttatcaaaaaattaaaaactctTCAAAGattctttaatattaaaaaattctatAGCTGTCACCtactaattttttcttggaGGACAACTCACAAGTCACAACTGTGTCGGTGTTAATTTGAGAATGTAGGTGTTAATTTTTCCAGGTACTATAGAATTTGACTCCTTTTTTATAGTAATTTCTcggttcaattttatttatcatattacgttttttatagttgaattttatttatttttaaaattaaattagattatatcaattcaatatttaaatatttaaaagttatacgaaaaatattataatattacatttttatatcaatataataaaaaaatacatcttcaAATgctagtcaattttttttataatttaacttttaaaaaaaaatataataattaataatgaacATAAATAGTATTATTTATCATATCTTGCTTCTAGAAAGTCTACTTGATAATTTTCTAATGTTGAATTAATTAGATCAATTCAATACTTTTataagtataatttatatatttaaaaattattaaaaagtatcAGAAATTATCATATGCTTATTAAAAAagtgatgaaaaatatatttacattgaTGATCAATAATCACCGTAATATAACGCTcgataaacaaaattgatagtGACAATGAACTTGAGACTGGTACAGTAAGTCAGTAATACTCGTATGATTGcaaaatcttttttatatttatcttttaaaaataatatattaacttatatatagttaaaatttatttaaatatagtaATTAAAAATTGCTTAATTGGaggttatatatttttattaataataaatacaagacTAGCACTAATGTGTGATTCTATTGGGTTATTATCTTATCTAGTATACTAGAGATTGTATGTTTTCTAGTGAAATCTCAAGtgtatttatctatttttttttaatattcatacaATATTAATTTAGATGTTAAAGTTGATGTATATAAGTatattcacatatataatttaaataaaatataaatttaagtaatGTATTGATATCGAAAGTTGACTATTtatgcaaaaaaatataataaatttacttttaatatttatttaagcaTAATATTAGCTAGCaatgtatattattaaaaaaatcatagtaaataataattttatattaaattattatacaagaaagaaaagaatataaattattggtggatatttgaaaataaaagaaataattcgttttatgaaataagaagatataaatagaaaaaataaaataatataacattaatgaaagagaaaatataaggaaaatacatttttagtgtaaaatttattatagtaAATTGAAGTTGATTaagtatcatttatttttaaaaataacgtataagtaaaaatacaaaaaagtaataatGACATTATTTTAGTGTAAATTTCGTGTTGTGGATAGAAGATTCCCTCATCTGAGATAATTACTTTAAGCTAATCATATGATTAGTGCAAATTTTGTGCATTTTTTACGAGGTCTTTAAGCCACTCATATGATTTGTAATCCAAATAATATCTTCATTAAGACaatcatatcaaattattaattcacCAACCTTGAATATGTATCATTTTTACcatataatattttgtaatacAAGAAGGAATATTATAGTGATCGAGATTGATATTTTAGAAGACATTTAaagttaatataatattttttgaaatttaattattcGATAATCTATTTAGTTtgaacttaaatatttaataaaatatctcaGAAAAATTCAAGATAATCTTACAAAGTCAATATCAAAATATAGTTAATTCAAATTGAAGTGAATTAGATaagttaaagaaataaaaagtaatagtaaatttaattatctaCATTTTAATGATAATTACATCTATAAAAAAAGTGCCAAAGAAACAATAAATACATATtctttttagaatatttattttcttccaaGTGTTAATACAGTTCTTAACCCTGGCTGTCTCTATTGGTTGGATTTCATGTCACAGAACTACATAGTTATTTAAACGTCATGAGATTTGTGAtacttgataaataaataatgactCATGAATTATTTTAAACGTCATGAGATTTGTGAtacttgataaataaataatgactCATGAATTAAGAGAGGTATTTAATTATGGTATAATATTTGtgataatgaataaataaataataacgtataacataattttcaacttaacattaaattttacatcaattcgtgttattttttttttttgcaaagtaataagtcataatgaaaataattataatttaaaagtactaaattatgctaaaataagtattataactattagttacgtgactaaatattaaagaaaattaaaattagattatgtattttaattgtctaaaccaatataaaatcaaagaacaaatattcaatattatcgTCATTCTTAGGgttaaattgttttttctttttgtatcgatattaatttgattttgatttaatttttattataattaccaacGTATGTGGATTATAAGCTTTATGGaaacattcaaaattataagtttcaacttgaaataatatattaaaagatttaaaactatgaaaaagtataagaaaaatttaaaaattatatcaaagtaaatattattatgtatataataaaattttaaaattatatatataatatcggATTGGTTTGATCTTggattattctttttttgttaaaatcaaACCAATCCAAATATTATCGAGTTTTTTTTCCATATCAAACCAAGTCAAACCAACCActagtcaatttttttctcgATTTGACTTGacttataatttaatttgattttatacacCCATAATCGAAAGGGgagaaattcaagtaattgtaAAATCCACCTTTCTAGTCAAGTCAGGCCGCAAAGTGAAACAAGAAAATAGTGAGGGCacaaaaattagttaaaaaagaGAGTTTTTATTAGTTAAAGAGAGGTGTTCTTTTTGTGAAGCTTTAGACTCAActgagttgttgagttatattCTGTGTTAAGATTTTTGTATTGCGGAGGGCACAAGACAACAAGTACTACTGCTAAACTAGTGAAAAATATTTGTTGCAGTGAGTTttaatctccttaaagagagtgAGATATTCGcgtcttaaatttttatttctttattattatttttttcatcttatgTTTCTGTAATTTTTCACTAACATGTCATGTGCAAGATGATTTGACATTTTCATCCTAGAGTTGACACAATTTAAATGTTTGTCTTCCTGTACATAAATGTTAAAGGTGATAGCAACAGATTATTACGACAAAAAAACGCGTGACCCCAGCCCCAGAGTCAAAAACTATGAATTACTATATATGGGTTAgttaggtaatttttttttatcttttagtgAATAAGTAGTTTCTAATAATGTTTTAAGTTGAAACATATCACTTCTTTAGAAATGAGGTGagttatatttgaaatttgttaattttagtACCAGTTCTTatagttatttaaaaataataactagttGTATCTGATTAATGGAGAAATTTATTCACTGCCCTTCCATTACAATGATAAAAAGATGTTGAGTTATCAAACAatctaaactttttttaaaattatgctaCACAACTAAATAGAGCTTAAATATATTTACTTGCAGTGCAAGCTTACCATcactttcaattattttttttgtgttttatttattttcatttcttattctttctcaGTTGCCAAGTCAAATACGCAGGAAATCAAGACTTTTAAGTATTCCcttcatttaaaaaagaatgattccattttctttttagtttgtttaaaaaagaatgatctctttcttttttttagcaataatttaactttaactttacgTATGACGTGTTTAAGACCATAAGATTAAAGAtcattttggtatatttgacataactttataTTAGAACCAtaagattaaaaagttttattttttttcttaaactccattcTAAATCAAACTAGGCTAATTTTTTTGAAACGGATGGAGTACTATTTATTGGCTTAATGACTAACAAATAATGTGTCTCAACTTTTAGGGCATCCTTAATTGTATTCTCAAAAACTagctttctttctaaaataattaattaatttcatagttGAAAAAGTTGGTTAATCTCTAACAATTATATCCATGTCTTGATACAACATTTTTGTGCTAAAAAAAGTAGTACTAGTTGTAAGAATTGAAAGTACTCATTACTCGACTAATTAAAGTAATTAGGAAGTACAGAATACTTAACCAAATTCAACCTTAATTAATCCATTCATTATAAGAGAAttcctttaaaatatttcaccCTTTATAACCATAAAAGTGATTTCAAAGATCTCTGTAAatttatcatacattttttatattttttttttcaatcattctAATTTCCATATTGAAACCTTCATTCTCAAACCTGTTCGTATTTATTATTGGGCTTTTGAACCCAATAGATAGTGAGACAAAATTCCATATATGATTGAATTCAATTTGTTGCCGATAATGgcataataacatatttttgaaaaaaaaaaaaaggaccatAGATGGaagttcatttaattattattaaagttagtatctttcattttctttttaagtaCTTTATTAAATGagacaaaatttatattattatttatttactttaatttgttGTAGCGACAATTTTGGGGAAAGAACGATTAGATGGGACTTGGgagttcatttaattattattattaggaagcaaaaaaggatttttttggtagaaaaaaaagaagagaaaaacttGATATAAAAGTCAAGCAAATAAGTGATAAAAGTTAGGTTCTCCATTTTTCATGTACCTTTGACCACCACTTAGTAATTACTCCCTCCTTTCGCAAATATTTGGCAcgtaaaaaaaatctcaaagatTAATTgttaagttaaataattaaaaaataatttttttttaaattttattcttaataattatttcattttatttaattaaaaattatagactTTTGATGTTTTTACTATAGTAaacttatattaatcaaattacgttttatattaaattttttcagaaaaatatacATGACTTTACCCAAAAAAATtatggacggagggagtaaatTTTAAAAGCTCATCCAATTGAGTGGTTTCGACAATCATATCAAATTACGTGGAttcatatattttgattgaTGATTCGTTTCAATCATAGTTACAGTAGTACTTAATAATGGATTGAAACTTTGACAACACAATTATGGATATATCATTATATGACTAAACGTCTTCAATTTCTACACCACAGTTTCATTAAAAAACGAGGCATCttccaagaaaaaataaattaaaaatgagatTAAATTTTATTGCATACTTATCTGGATAGATTTGACCCCATGTGAGATCTAAAAAAAGAGAATACCTAAATtctaaaaatagtaatattgtaattaattataatttagtaattagTTTTCTTTTACAATTGATAGTATAACATTTCTTGTATAACAGAACAAATACATGTAAATTATTATAGGTtatagggaaaatacccaagtaccccctcaatctatgcccgaaatttcagagacacacttatactatagtaaggtcctattaccctcctgaacttattttatatgtaattttctaccccttttagcctacgtggcactagttcaaaaaaaaaagtcaaccatcgttgggcccacaagatagtgccacgtaagctaaaaaggagtaaaaaattattaataaaataagttcaggggggtaataggaccttagtatagtataagtgtgtctctgagatttcgggcataggttgagggggtatttgggcattatccctaggTTATATAAAACAATACAAATGTTTATAtctctcttatgttttgaaacttttttcaatatatttatttattacttcaaCTAtcgaaattcaaaattatactaaaagtattttcaaataaaataaaaatttcatttcattgaATATGTCAGTTagagtattatatttttacGATCCAATATTTTGTAACACtgttaattacaaaaaataacattatagtGATTGTTACTTTAGATGACATTTAAAGTTaagctaatatttttttaaatttaattattagatAATCTAATTAGTTTGAGCTTAAATgtttaataaaacattaaattttaattatctaCATTTCGATGGTAATTACATCTATGATAAAATTTCAAACATATATGCATAATAATTAGTAAGAGATTAACTCcaaattattaagaaaattttaactaataGCACCAATAAATACATATTCTTAGGATATTTAATTTCCTCCGAGTGTTAATACGGTTCTTAACCCTGTTTGTCTCTATTAGGTATTTATCTGTTTCATCTTTTTGTTTGCTAAGTGCTTTTGGGATTAGATACGTatctaaaaaactaaaaaaattattggtcgAATCCTTAATGAAACAAAATGTAATATTCTACCATATAGTATAAGAGAATATTGTTATGTGGCAAAATGAATTGACTTATTGGTACGTTTCAGTACCTGCCCCATTTTCGGTGCTGAGAAATAGAATATGTCTTGTTGGTTAGATTTCATGTCATAAATCTAAATAGGTATTTGTGatgatgaataaataaataatgactCATGAATTAAGAGAGGTATTTAAATATCGTATGATAATTatgataatgaataaataaaagatgacTTGTGAAATAAGAGTGGATTAAATAAATCACCTAAAACATAATGTTCGATGAAATAGCTCCCAGAATTGCAACAAAAGGATCGATTTATCACGAAGgcaaaaataatgattagtGGCAATAAATAgacatattaataataataaaaataacgtTTAACGGcaataaatagatatattagaaaaaaattttaaattttttttctaaaattaattagTATCATTAGATTTAATGTCGCTAAAAACTTTAAGAACGtatataaaaaatgttaactatcaataaatatataatatatatttatgacaATTGCTATTAATTGTAACTCATTTTTTATGTAGTGTACCATTCGATTAAAGTTAATGATGCTTTCGCATTAACTTCCAACCTCTCCCGTCACTTCCAggaaatagaataaaaaatcgtctttaattttattttgtggtaaatttatg encodes the following:
- the LOC101255381 gene encoding calmodulin-binding protein 60 A-like isoform X1; this translates as MFEQGNSIETTNSISTPHFTISRQIVTTFPPALCSTFPVRDEFNSDLEEILTDQNRINSEKKLDPYEWRCLCLRFSQEVAPVIFTGECIFSKGTKLEMVDYVTGQQVRHGPLASAQVEIFVHNDDELNSHMKIQTRGDQNSYLRLEGGVVSVNKIIFKYSTNHMKKSTGVKLRARVVDQPQVIEAVTGPFTLKDKRSKSKKRYPPSPTDHVWRLDHIYKNGPFHKRMNENGIKTVEDFLVELQNNPQRLRHILGKSMYENCWKKVTMHAKTCNLDGRKYHHLGNLVAVDECQSLELENTSVSNNQIYLGAAESNQWLESAESYAIVDRIYETDETSLDITSVISESEYWEKIMQFLDS
- the LOC101255381 gene encoding calmodulin-binding protein 60 A-like isoform X2; the encoded protein is MFEQGNSIETTNSISTPHFTISRQIVTTFPPALCSTFPVRDEFNSDLEEILTDQNRINSEKKLDPYEWRCLCLRFSQEVAPVIFTGECIFSKGTKLEMVDYVTGQQVRHGPLASAQVEIFVHNDDELNSHMKIQTRGDQNSYLRLEGGVVSVNKIIFKYSTNHMKKSTGVKLRARVVDQPQVIEAVTGPFTLKDKRSKSKKRYPPSPTDHVWRLDHIYKNGPFHKRMNENGIKTVEDFLVELQNNPQRLRHILGKSMYENCWKKVTMHAKTCNLDGRKYHHLGNLVAVDECQSLELENTSGAAESNQWLESAESYAIVDRIYETDETSLDITSVISESEYWEKIMQFLDS
- the LOC101255381 gene encoding calmodulin-binding protein 60 A-like isoform X4 — translated: MFEQGNSIETTNSISTPHFTISRQIVTTFPPALCSTFPVRDEFNSDLEEILTDQNRINSEKKLDPYEWRCLCLRFSQEVAPVIFTGECIFSKGTKLEMVDYVTGQQVRHGPLASAQVEIFVHNDDELNSHMKIQTRGDQNSYLRLEGGVVSVNKIIFKYSTNHMKKSTGVKLRARVVDQPQVIEAVTGPFTLKDKRSNHIYKNGPFHKRMNENGIKTVEDFLVELQNNPQRLRHILGKSMYENCWKKVTMHAKTCNLDGRKYHHLGNLVAVDECQSLELENTSGAAESNQWLESAESYAIVDRIYETDETSLDITSVISESEYWEKIMQFLDS
- the LOC101255381 gene encoding calmodulin-binding protein 60 A-like isoform X3, whose translation is MFEQGNSIETTNSISTPHFTISRQIVTTFPPALCSTFPVRDEFNSDLEEILTDQNRINSEKKLDPYEWRCLCLRFSQEVAPVIFTGECIFSKGTKLEMVDYVTGQQVRHGPLASAQVEIFVHNDDELNSHMKIQTRGDQNSYLRLEGGVVSVNKIIFKYSTNHMKKSTGVKLRARVVDQPQVIEAVTGPFTLKDKRSNHIYKNGPFHKRMNENGIKTVEDFLVELQNNPQRLRHILGKSMYENCWKKVTMHAKTCNLDGRKYHHLGNLVAVDECQSLELENTSVSNNQIYLGAAESNQWLESAESYAIVDRIYETDETSLDITSVISESEYWEKIMQFLDS